CATATAATCCTTTTAGTATTGGTTGGTGAAAGATGGGTTTGCTCCCATCCCTGTAGACATACACTTTGAGTGTGCGTTCCATGAGTTCGTAACTTCTGAAAAAGAAATCGAATGGAAGTTTGAAAATGAAACTCATTTTTCAAAAGAGCACCATCAGTAGGCTTAACTTGTTTTCAAAAAGCTGGCTGCAAGATTTAGGCACAGATATAAAAGAGCTGTCAAAAATACAATTGCAGTTCAACATCTGTTAATGTCAAGAAGCCTGAACAGAATCAGCTGGACCCCCTTATTTCACTGTACTGAGTCTCTTTTATCAGATTTGGTTATTCATTTGGTGAAATTTGTATAACAATAAGTTTACCATGATTATGGCCACTGCATAAATGACTGACTAGTATAGTTGTGTTTCTTTGGTGTTTTATCTCTTCTCTTTCTACATCTAAGCAATGTCCTAAAGTAATATTCATTACACATCATTCATGAAAGTAAAGCGTGTACTAAGTGATCAGGGGCGGagctaggattttttgtttgggggggccAAATTTTGTTACTAATATATTAGTTTCGAGTCAAGATAAACCATCACACTCAGGCATAAACGCACatacattaatattttgatactagagtatgtcataatttataaatatattgtatataaaattaataactttcaCATTTGTATATTCgcaagataattttttaggggaatttatcatcttttaaactCCAATACTATACAAAAACTGTCTAGTTTGATAttaaacatgtaaaaaaaaaacgaattagagaaaacaaaaactaccttGTCTTTATAACTACtagatcaattgaaaatttctattgatttttaagagcatcattgaactaactcaaacatttgggagggccaacttctattttttagctaaatatttaaattttttaatacttatacataatataaaataattttttaaaattttgggggggccatggcccccccaagCCTTGCTGTAGCTCCGCCCCTGTAAGTGATGATAACCAAAACTTTTGCCAGAACCCATTTATGAAAATGGAAAACTACCTTTCAACCTTAATATTTGTATCAATCCTATACAACTAAATTAGGCTTACTTTTTGAACATGGAAACATTTCGAAAGAGAGGAGCGTAAAGTTCTGGATCATTTATTGCAACAGGTGCATGCTCAATCTGTGACTTTGCAGCTACTATTTCCCGGTCACGTATAGAAGACCGTCGTGGTCTCTACAAAATCAATTAGAAGAAGTAAACGTTTCCTGCATAGAACTAAAGTTTTGGGTGAaaagtttaattaaaaataacaaatattcATTACCATTGAACGTGAAGAAGCTCGGTGCCTCACTAGTATGCGGTTCATCTCATATATTGATGTTATCAACTTTGGTGGCATGTTACACCTCAATTCCTTCTTTGCAGTACTATTCGTCATTACAGAATCATTTTTCGAAATTGCACCATCACCCGGCCGAACAGCAGAACCAATTGAGGAGGTTGCATTTGATACCACGTTCTCTAGATAGGTGATGGTGATTGGTGAAGCTGTTACAGGAGGTGCCAATGGAAGAGACTGGATGATTGTATCTATTCCCTCATATTTTTCTGAAGCCAGACTTGTATTCACTTCTATATTTTTGCTCATAGAAACCCCATCATTTGGTTTCACAAACTGCTCTAGAGAAACACCATTTCTACCTTCATTTGCCTCATCCAGAACTGAAATACTTTCCTGTTTTTTAACATTATGCAATGCTAAACTCTCATTGTTATATACAGAAACCTCAGATGGAGAACCGCCATTTAAATTTCCATCCACAACACGTTCACGACCATCATATATGCCTTTCACTTCAGATGCAAAACCGTTCTCTATATCAATGGCCTTGTGATATACCCCACCACCATGCCCAATTTTTCCTCCAGCATCAGGATTATCCTCATTTTTCACCACCCCAACTAACATCAAATCAGTACTAAACTCCGATGCATTAACCAGTAATGGATAATGAACCATCAAAGACTTGGCAGCAGAATGTATATTCAGAAAGCTACTTTCACCACCTATCGGAACCTCATCATCCGGCAACAATGACCGAATAGCTTTCTCATATGGAAGCAGCAGGGACTGAAACAATAGATAAGTAAAAGCCAATACCACCACCATGAAAACCCATCTCTGCTTTTTATTGTGAACTAGCTTATGAAACTGAAATGAGTCCATCCCAGGAAATGCACATGCACCCACAACCCAATTAAATATAGTTTGCTACTCGTATCATTTTTTGCCAAAATTATTTCAATCTTAAATCTCCCTTTGTCCAATGCTGCTTAAGTTCCCAGAGCATTAAAATTCAGCCACAAAGCACAAATTATTTCAATCTACAATCTCCTTTCGTTTAATGCTGGTTAAGTTCCTAGAGCAGCCACAAAACACATAACCAAACACCCTTTCcacaccccaaaaaaagaaaaccaaattaTGGGAATGTTAGATAGTTAATAGAGACAATAGAAAGAGCGAAGTGGGAAAATTGACAAACTCAAAACCAAATTGAAGCAATAGCTCATTAGCTCAAGCTCTAGCTACAGTTCAAGTTTAATCCAAAAAATTCAATGATAAAGcagcaaaaaaacaaagaactcACCTACGCTGTAACAACTCTGCATGCGCTGGACTGGAGAGTTAAGACTTACAAAGTTAAGTTCTCTCATAAGCcaaacagaaaaaaataaaaaaaattttaagctgGAGAATTGCCTCTTGAAGttagaagagaagagaaaagaaaattgaaccaataaaaaagaaacaaatggtCCTAAAAGCTTTCTGACCGCCATTATTGATGGATGGCCAAAAggattgtctctctctctctctttttctattactcctatttatttagttagcaatttttatttatttattaattttttgtttttaatttcaaaagagTGCCACTAACTCTGAGAGTGGGATTGACATTTTGCGCTGGATCACGTACGGGAGCCCATCATATTAATATGGGTTTGTTCAAATAGTTTAcgaaaaattgtcaaaatagttagttattttttcataCAATTTTTCCTAAATTGATTTATTAATGTAAAATCCTATTAATATTACAATTTTCCTAGATAATTActgtgtataaaaaaaatatttgttaatattttttacggtaaatttttactagttttcatttGAACAAACTATTAACGTAACTTTTTTAATCACACGTCAACATGTCTCAAACTTTTTGTTTATGTGTAAACCTTTTCATTTTCATAAAGCcacaattattttgttttgactctttttgataaattgacaaaaaatatattGGTTTGCATAATCAATTCTTGTAGCTTAATTAGCACTTTCTATGAACAAAGTGTTCAGAGGCTTAAAAAGAAAGGATTCAAGTCGTGGGTTTAGTAGCATGTTGtaactgttaaaaaaaaaaatccaatttttaccaTTTCTCAATGATTGAAGTTAACTTGCACTATTTAATAACATTATCCATTATTTAAATGCAAACTCTATCATTCAACCTATCATTATTTAACTTGAATACAAACAATTCATTCAACCTAAAGGTCAGCACCCAAAGTCAGAACTGGATTTTTATTTGGAAGAACCTGTCCTACCATGGATTGAGGATTTTGACATTATTAGTTGGTGGAGAGCCTCGAGCTCAAAATATCCAATCCTCTCTAGGGTGGCTCGTGACCTATTGGCAATCCCCATTTCAATTGTCACTTCGTACGATGCGTATCATACAACAGCAAGGCAGATTGATTGGACTTTTATGTCCTCAGGGCATGATATCATGGGAGCTTTGATGAGTGCTCGGAGTTGGAATCAAAGCAACTAttatgaagatgaagatgaagattaaAAGGGTATGAAAAGCATAAATCTTTCAGTTCTTTTTGTTCCTGTGAAGGCAATGCCACAGAACTATTGGAAAAGGCAGCAACTGTCttgattttgcatttttgcatTACCAGAGATCTTGAACAGATGCTttattttcttcacttgttggTTAGGTTGCATGAATCAAAAAAATACAGACTCTATCCAGTAGTCAATGGACATGAGGGTCAAGGGTCTAATGAGATCAGTGAAGTTTTCATCCTTTTCTCATCGTTTTTTTTCTTGGTCTGACCATCTATAACATTATATGGACTCTTTACAATATTCAAATGATTACCAGCTCATGATAGCAACAAAAGAACGAGCAGAACTCATTTAAGTTTTATCTTGAACATAATATCATGTAAAACACAATGCACACATTCAATTTTCCACATTATGAATATGGTGTATCATTGACATACCCCAGGCCCAGCCCAAAGCTACAGGTGTACCATTTAGGGTATGTATCAGAACTCACTCATTACAACCAATCTGGATTCTGGGAACCTAGCTAGATAATCAATAGAAATACCAAAATTCACTGGTAGAATCACATTGGAGCTAAGAATTTTATATCCAACTCACCTGTGGCTGCATTGTGAAAATATGAGTTAACAGGAGTATAGCAACAAgcttttaacaaaattgatcaaagAGTGGCAACTAAGAGGCAGATTACACAAAGATGGTGCTCATGCCATAAGCTCTGTACATTTCAACTGTCAGTTTCATTTGGATCACAATGGCATAGAAGTGGTTGTATTGGCATACTTGAGTTACATCCCATGTTTCTGCATTTTGTCTTGTTTTGCCCTGGTCTTACCAGTTAATCTATAATTGGGcttatcttctttcttttccaataTCAAGAACTCTTGTCACACTATCCCCTGGGGTTTATCTGAAAAACTCTATTGTACCATACTGAGTGAAGCACCATATGAAATAGGTCATACTGCACAGGCTTTTTGTGCCAAAGGAAATGCTTTTGCACCTTTTTTACTCTCAACTGCATTGCAAGGTAATTCTCTTGTGGGATTGACAACAGAATGTTTCTCAAATTTGGGATATCTTTCTCTTGAATAAACACTGAAAATGCCTCCCAGTTTAACACCTCAAAGAAAGGAGGCACATAATTATCAGAAATTATGACTGGGACACATTCATAAAAAATGGATTCAACTACTCGAGGTGTATGAACCTCATAACCCCTGGCACAGATGCAGTACTTGCTGCTCTTCATGTACTCCCTGTAGATTTTCTTGCCTTCGATATCACGTGGCATTGGACCAAAAACTTTCATATCAGGTTCTTTATTTTCCCAGTACTGCAGCAGGATTGGTCGAACATAACCATGCATGCCTCCTGCAAAGAAGGCAAGAATATATCTTTGTGAAGGAGGTCTACCTCCAAGATCTTTTACTGGGTCCTCCACAGAACGTATATATGTAACTGGCAGAGTACTGTCCTTCCCTATTTTAAAGCCTTTCACAACGTTGGCATTGCAAAGAGATCTGATGCAATTACTCATATGCTGCCTTGTGACTTGGGAGGCCTGAAATTTCATATGATACATTAATTCATCTATTAGTCAGAATATTAAGGGGCTTCATTAGGATCAGGATAGCAGGGAACAATTCAGTACTGCTCATGCTTATCATAATTTTCTTAGTAAACCAGAGGTAAATCTGGGGGCCTTCATTATGTTGGAAATCTTACACAAAATTCCTATTACCTCAACATTCCAATTAAGGCATAATCTGTAAAGCAGGTAGGGTAGCTCATGGCTTGAGAAGTAATTTTGACCAGTGCTGGTCATTGCTCCCAATCAAATGTCCTGCCTAGACCAAACTACAAGGTGCATAAAATGAGCAAGCCATGGCCCAGAGCTACTTCTCCTTACAACAACAATCTCTCCATATACAATATTATCCAACaaaactataaaatataaatgatgCACAGAAAGCATACCCAGTCATGACAAGCAACAAGAAAATGATCTACCCCACCAGTTCTGTTCCAGAAATGATATTTTCCTGCAATTAAGTCTATATAGTTCTTCAGATGTTTCTCTAGATCCTTCTGACCGTGTATATTTTTTCCAGAAAGTTCAGTCCTCAGCATTTGTGAACTAAAGGGTAAGTAAAACAAGTGAGCTTTTCTGGGGTccttcacaacaaattttttatttccctcTATCAGTTTCATAAACCATCCTTCTGAGGCATAAATTCCCCTCATCCGTGGCTGATGAAATATGGGCTTTTCTCCTTCCCTATAGATATAAATTCTGAGTGTATGTTCCATCAAGTCATAACTCCTGCAAGTTGGACGTATAACATATTTAGCTTGGTTAATTTCAAAGGATGAACTTATAAAAAGAGGGCACAAGACAACGTGTCTCTTCAGTCAATAAGTACGATCAGGTGGTGCCTAGTGATTTTTTCAAGTAGTTTAGAAAATTACCAACATTTTCAATGGATTGAAAATTATCAAGAtgtcaaaatataaatattcgTTCAATTATAATTCAGCATAGTCCTTGGAGTTGTAAAGAAAGGATTGATTCATTGACATAAATACAATTCACAGAGGTACATCTGTCATCGGTGGTCTTCATTCTtcaaattgtatataaaaaaaataaataagtcaGTAATAATTATTGAATGAAATGGAAGAACCTGTCTATGGGAACAAGACTCTTTTCTGCTaagtttcttcttcttaagCCTACAATCAAAACTATTGAATGAAATTATTGGTTTCTCAGTGCTTGTCACAGATATTGTTGGTCTTACCGCCCACAAACAGATAATGCTCTGAGTTTAAGAGAGAGCCCTCCCAccccaaaacaacaacaaagccttagtcccaaattttttggGTCAATTACGGATCCTCAACAGATTAGTTCAGATCagccaaatatatattttttcctacaTTCCATTCTATTATATTCGAAGTCATAGCCTCTGTTATTTCCTTAATTCACATTTCCTTTTTAACAACTTcaactaatgttatttttggtcttcctctaactttttttgttctcttaaCTTGAATCAATTACTCTTTCTTATCGGTGCATTAATCTGGTTTACAACTAGTCATAAAGTATTAGTCTGGTTTAAACATCAATGAATCTGTACGCCTAATTcactaaaatttaagaaaattaggcataatagaaaatactatatactaaagatatataaataaaaatgaatatacCTTTTAAACATAGAAACATTTCGAAAAAGAGAAGCATAAAGCCCTGGTGTATTCCTTATCACAGGAGCATTCTCAATCTGTAATTTTGCGGATAGGAGTTCACGATCACGTACAGAAAACCACCTTGGTCTCTATCAATAATAAGAATTTAAGTTAAAAAATCTAGAAAACTTAACCAATTCACTGTTCATATTGAAACCTCATTGCTAGTGCCATACCGCATAATGAGAAGACACATGACCGTTAAGCAATATTGAGTTCATCTGAGATATGGATATTGGCGGCTTCTCCCACCTCTTCAATACCGAACTAGAAATACTTGTCATTGTAGAATTATTGTTGAAGGTGATGGAAACAAGTTGCAGTGGCTTCATCTTTCTATCCTTGGGTTGGCATCCCTCAGTTTGTTTAACGTTGCACACTGAAGATACAGAATTCTTGTCAGCAATTAATGAGTCTAAAGTCCTTGAATCTGCATCAGAGCTTCCCATGCCCTTTGTAGAAATTCTTTGTGATACAATTGACAAGATACCAGCTTGATTTTGAACATTGCTCAATGTTAGCTTTGTGCTTGCTTTAGGGTCATCTTTCTCAAGTTTGAAATCCTTGACCTTGTCAACTGAAGCTGGATCATTGCGTTTATCTggttcttttgtttctttctcatACCCAGTTTCTTTACCAGAAGTATCATCAAGAACAAAAgatttatttgattgtgaaCTGCTTAAAACTGTGGCATTGCGAACCCCCATAACTACTGAAACCTTATTAGAGGGATATAAAGAAAATGTTCTGCCATAGAGAAGTGCAAAAGCAAAACACTGAGAAACGACCAAACCAGCAATTACTACGATTCCAATGATCAACAGAAGTTTCCAGATCGTTAAGTGACATAGCCGCCGCTGCCTCTGGGCAAGGACAGCAATATCCATATATTATAAGAATTTGAGCTCAATTCACTAGATTGCAGAATGATCAGATATCAATCAAGCAAAAGCAGTTAAATTAATACTAGTAAAAATCATAATAGGGCTTTCCAGAACAgaagaacaaatttaaaagattggtagaataaaaactaacaagtgaaattccatataaaaaaaaaaaaaaaaaatcctaagcaCGTcgtctttctttaacaacataaataaataaataaataaataaataaaaccgaCATTAATTAGCcaatcatgcattgcatttgcatttgcATTTCCAAATTGAACAATGGAATGTCTATATTCATTTCCACAATGATTGGGTGATACACATATGATTTgtaaaaccaataataaaaatcaacagAACAATGGGGCAAAGGCAATGAAGCACAAACATTTCAGAAGTGGGTGCTTACTAGACAAGGAAACAATTacaaccatttatttatttattttatttcataaagAAAAGTTGGGAATCAAGAAAAGTAcctgtggctgtggctgtggctgtggctgtggaGGAGGGCCTTCTTCACTAATCTTCATGGTTCACCCAACCCCCAACTACCATTGCAATTCTATATTTACTGAAGAAAGAAAGTAAcaactctcaactctcaactctcaagtgaaGACTGTCTCTGTCTGTCTACTTTTACAGTTACCAGAAAGAAAGTACCCTTGTTGTTTCAGAATATTACGCCGAAGCCACTGACACAAACCAAAAAGACTGTTTCCTCCCTGCACTGCACTCAGCTCAGCTCAGCTCACTCGCTCTCTTATTAGTAGTACTGTAGTAACTAagtgttattatttattattattattattattatggcgCTAAAATGTCCTATCCTCCTGTTCCCAATTCTGGCGCCACCACCGGAAAACCACCGGCCGTCCACGGAGGTGAGGTTCTCCCGCTGGAACAACGCCAACGCCGATAAATTCGAAGACCGGCGTCGAGCACAGAAGGAAATCGAAGACGATATCCGCCTCCAGCGCCGCTTCAACTCTGCCAGCCGAATCACCAATAATCACGAAGCTGCCACTACCACTAGCAACAACGAAACTTTCAAATCCATTGGCACACCTTCCTCTCCTTCCTCCCCTTCCATCCCAGGAAAAAAatccaagtactccaaaaaccctaaccctaaccctagctCCTCCGATTCCCACCCTGCCTTTCGCCAAATCCACAGAGCAACTAATCCAAGGCTACCACTTCCAGTACAatccaaagccaaagccaatGTGACCATCGCAGACGACGGCGTTTCATATATCATAGACGGAGCTCCGTTTGAGTTCAAGTACAGTTACACCGAGACGCCCAAAGCGAAGCCTATAAAGCTACGAGAACCGCCGTAT
This DNA window, taken from Quercus robur chromosome 2, dhQueRobu3.1, whole genome shotgun sequence, encodes the following:
- the LOC126699122 gene encoding uncharacterized protein LOC126699122, coding for MDSFQFHKLVHNKKQRWVFMVVVLAFTYLLFQSLLLPYEKAIRSLLPDDEVPIGGESSFLNIHSAAKSLMVHYPLLVNASEFSTDLMLVGVVKNEDNPDAGGKIGHGGGVYHKAIDIENGFASEVKGIYDGRERVVDGNLNGGSPSEVSVYNNESLALHNVKKQESISVLDEANEGRNGVSLEQFVKPNDGVSMSKNIEVNTSLASEKYEGIDTIIQSLPLAPPVTASPITITYLENVVSNATSSIGSAVRPGDGAISKNDSVMTNSTAKKELRCNMPPKLITSIYEMNRILVRHRASSRSMRPRRSSIRDREIVAAKSQIEHAPVAINDPELYAPLFRNVSMFKKSYELMERTLKVYVYRDGSKPIFHQPILKGLYASEGWFMKLMEGNKRFVVKDPRKAHLFYMPFSSRMLEYSLYVHNSHNRTNLRQYLKDYSESIAAKYPYWNRTGGADHFLVACHDWAPYETRHHMEHCIKALCNADVTAGFKIGRDVSLPETYVRAARNPLRDLGGKPPSQRHILAFYAGNMHGT
- the LOC126713723 gene encoding probable glycosyltransferase At3g07620 isoform X1 — protein: MKISEEGPPPQPQPQPQPQRQRRLCHLTIWKLLLIIGIVVIAGLVVSQCFAFALLYGRTFSLYPSNKVSVVMGVRNATVLSSSQSNKSFVLDDTSGKETGYEKETKEPDKRNDPASVDKVKDFKLEKDDPKASTKLTLSNVQNQAGILSIVSQRISTKGMGSSDADSRTLDSLIADKNSVSSVCNVKQTEGCQPKDRKMKPLQLVSITFNNNSTMTSISSSVLKRWEKPPISISQMNSILLNGHVSSHYARPRWFSVRDRELLSAKLQIENAPVIRNTPGLYASLFRNVSMFKRSYDLMEHTLRIYIYREGEKPIFHQPRMRGIYASEGWFMKLIEGNKKFVVKDPRKAHLFYLPFSSQMLRTELSGKNIHGQKDLEKHLKNYIDLIAGKYHFWNRTGGVDHFLVACHDWASQVTRQHMSNCIRSLCNANVVKGFKIGKDSTLPVTYIRSVEDPVKDLGGRPPSQRYILAFFAGGMHGYVRPILLQYWENKEPDMKVFGPMPRDIEGKKIYREYMKSSKYCICARGYEVHTPRVVESIFYECVPVIISDNYVPPFFEVLNWEAFSVFIQEKDIPNLRNILLSIPQENYLAMQLRVKKVQKHFLWHKKPVQYDLFHMVLHSVWYNRVFQINPRG
- the LOC126713723 gene encoding probable glycosyltransferase At3g07620 isoform X2, giving the protein MKISEEGPPPQPQPQPQPQRRLCHLTIWKLLLIIGIVVIAGLVVSQCFAFALLYGRTFSLYPSNKVSVVMGVRNATVLSSSQSNKSFVLDDTSGKETGYEKETKEPDKRNDPASVDKVKDFKLEKDDPKASTKLTLSNVQNQAGILSIVSQRISTKGMGSSDADSRTLDSLIADKNSVSSVCNVKQTEGCQPKDRKMKPLQLVSITFNNNSTMTSISSSVLKRWEKPPISISQMNSILLNGHVSSHYARPRWFSVRDRELLSAKLQIENAPVIRNTPGLYASLFRNVSMFKRSYDLMEHTLRIYIYREGEKPIFHQPRMRGIYASEGWFMKLIEGNKKFVVKDPRKAHLFYLPFSSQMLRTELSGKNIHGQKDLEKHLKNYIDLIAGKYHFWNRTGGVDHFLVACHDWASQVTRQHMSNCIRSLCNANVVKGFKIGKDSTLPVTYIRSVEDPVKDLGGRPPSQRYILAFFAGGMHGYVRPILLQYWENKEPDMKVFGPMPRDIEGKKIYREYMKSSKYCICARGYEVHTPRVVESIFYECVPVIISDNYVPPFFEVLNWEAFSVFIQEKDIPNLRNILLSIPQENYLAMQLRVKKVQKHFLWHKKPVQYDLFHMVLHSVWYNRVFQINPRG
- the LOC126713723 gene encoding probable glycosyltransferase At3g07620 isoform X3, producing the protein MDIAVLAQRQRRLCHLTIWKLLLIIGIVVIAGLVVSQCFAFALLYGRTFSLYPSNKVSVVMGVRNATVLSSSQSNKSFVLDDTSGKETGYEKETKEPDKRNDPASVDKVKDFKLEKDDPKASTKLTLSNVQNQAGILSIVSQRISTKGMGSSDADSRTLDSLIADKNSVSSVCNVKQTEGCQPKDRKMKPLQLVSITFNNNSTMTSISSSVLKRWEKPPISISQMNSILLNGHVSSHYARPRWFSVRDRELLSAKLQIENAPVIRNTPGLYASLFRNVSMFKRSYDLMEHTLRIYIYREGEKPIFHQPRMRGIYASEGWFMKLIEGNKKFVVKDPRKAHLFYLPFSSQMLRTELSGKNIHGQKDLEKHLKNYIDLIAGKYHFWNRTGGVDHFLVACHDWASQVTRQHMSNCIRSLCNANVVKGFKIGKDSTLPVTYIRSVEDPVKDLGGRPPSQRYILAFFAGGMHGYVRPILLQYWENKEPDMKVFGPMPRDIEGKKIYREYMKSSKYCICARGYEVHTPRVVESIFYECVPVIISDNYVPPFFEVLNWEAFSVFIQEKDIPNLRNILLSIPQENYLAMQLRVKKVQKHFLWHKKPVQYDLFHMVLHSVWYNRVFQINPRG